The Castanea sativa cultivar Marrone di Chiusa Pesio chromosome 11, ASM4071231v1 genome contains a region encoding:
- the LOC142616701 gene encoding F-box/kelch-repeat protein At3g23880-like: MSTYLPEELLVHILSWLPPKSLIQFKTVCKTWLSLIGNPDFHSKNLINHSILSTPQNQLLLFKGIDKSRIQTEVCSFLFHENLECMPTQTPSPIYLPYTCVKIVASCNGFLCLYYDLGFDIIMWNPSTLDVKATSFVSHYPIWSITSDRVGFGFDARSNDFKLVRILTSELWLPNQEIKQEVQVYSLNRGSLKELFVDLPYGFLNQKKLTLYRDGVFYWYADSGGRDNVLNDEIVAFNMSEETFRTTLVPNEYCVENNGNCRHKWWWWRLVTELRHCFAMIFFPSKEQTTFIDIWVLLEFGVNESWIKLFSIGPTMDLWRPLGFWRNGNLFMENKEGHLVLWDPFTGKFKNLKIDKPNRFLEVFQYKPSRRGDYIYGASMHVLWQRNGYKIIRRFDSRIVPMGPSQG, encoded by the exons ATGTCAACCTATCTTCCTGAGGAGCTACTGGTGCATATACTATCATGGCTGCCCCCAAAATCTCTCATACAATTCAAGACTGTTTGCAAAACTTGGCTTTCTCTCATTGGGAACCCAGATTTTCACTCCAAAAATCTTATCAACCACTCAATTCTTAGCACCCCCCAAAACCAGCTCCTCCTTTTCAAAGGCATAGATAAATCCCGTATTCAAACAGAAGTTTGTTCATTTCTCTTTCATGAAAACCTTGAATGCATGCCAACTCAAACTCCTAGTCCTATTTATCTACCTTATACTTGTGTCAAAATTGTTGCTTCTTGCAACGGTTTTCTCTGTCTTTACTATGACTTAGGCTTTGACATTATTATGTGGAATCCTTCCACATTAGACGTCAAGGCTACAAGTTTTGTGTCCCATTATCCCATTTGGTCTATCACAAGTGACCGTGTTGGGTTCGGTTTTGACGCTAGATCCAATGACTTTAAGTTGGTGAGAATTCTCACTTCCGAGTTATGGCTTCCAAATCAGGAGATAAAGCAGGAAGTTCAGGTGTATAGCTTAAATCGCGGTTCTCTAAAGGAGCTTTTTGTCGATCTACCATATGGCtttttaaatcaaaagaaattgaCACTTTATAGAGATGGTGTTTTTTATTGGTATGCGGATTCTGGTGGTCGCGACAATGTCCTCAATGATGAGATTGTTGCATTCAATATGAGCGAAGAGACTTTCCGCACTACATTGGTGCCAAATGAATACTGTGTCGAGAACAATGGGAATTGCCGCCataagtggtggtggtggaggttggTTACAGAGTTAAGACATTGCTTTGCTATGATATTCTTCCCTTCTAAAGAGCAaacaacattcattgatatatGGGTGCTGCTTGAATTTGGTGTTAATGAGTCTTGGATCAAACTCTTTAGCATTGGACCTACAATGGATTTGTGGCGTCCTTTGGGATTTTGGAGGAATGGTAATTTGTTCATGGAAAACAAAGAAGGGCACCTTGTACTGTGGGATCCCTTCACTGGAAAGTTTAAGAATCTTAAAATTGATAAGCCGAATAGATTTTTGGAAGTTTTTCAATACAAGCCAAGTAGAAGAGGTGATTACATATATGGTGCATCTATGCATGTATTATGGCAAAGAAACGGATATAAAATAATCAGAAG atttgataGCAGAATAGTACCTATGGGGCCTTCTCAAGGATGA